A window of Sphingobacterium kitahiroshimense genomic DNA:
TGTGGCTCAATATAGATGTTTGTATTGGCAAAATACAAACCATAATATGCGCCTTTTTTAATCTTAAAAGTAGCTAGGTTATTACTGCCGGATGAGTAAAAGTAATCATTGACATGTGTTATTTCTCCATTCTCGATTTCGAAAAGCACCTTCCGCGTCTTATCCATCAGATAAGACTTTTGCTGTTTTTTAACAACAAAATAATCGTCGTATACTTTTATATCATCATATTCATTTGGTATAATAACTGACCCTGTTAGGTCTGAAATTCCTTTTTTATGCTGTTTTGTGGTCAACAGATATTCTCCATAATAACCTAAATATGAATTATCGTTAGGCAGTTCGATATTATCGAAATCAAATGGTATTTTCAGATCACCGTCCTGCCCGTATACACCATACTTGTTATTTTCTTTTACAAGTAAAACACCTGTTAATATTTTGGCATCAACAAACTCTCTTTTTGATGGTATATGTATGATAAGCGGTTGTCCATTTTTTGAAAAGGAAGCCACCCAGTTATCACTCCGCATATTCCAATGTGCATGCTCGTATTTAAATGGAACGAGCACTTTTTCACTCCAATCCATGACTCCCCACTTACCATTTTGCTGTGCATATACATAGGCTGAACCATTGCCACATCCACCACAATAATCAAATGCATCATAGCCCTGACTGGTCGTTACTTTATTTTGCAATTTACTGTATAAATACCATTTCCCATTTTGTTTAACATCAAAATATTCACCATCTAAATATCCGATATCATCGAAATAAGGTAAAAAAGTTTTATCAGCTAAAAATAAGCTGACCTTTCCATTGCGCTTTACCTTCCAGAACTGCCGAAATTCGATATCAATATCATCGTAGTCTGCTGCTAACAAAAGATCTCCTTTTGGCGAAATAATTCCGATTTTTCCATTTTTCAGATACTTCAATACACTTTTTGGAAGAAAATCTGCTTCCTCTTTAATCTCACGTTGATAATCTTGTACTGAATACGCATCGTTAAAACTTACGGGGGTAGTTTCTGCAAGTTCAATTTTCTCCCCATGCACATTAATATAATAAACCCGACCTTTATCTGTTATTTTCGCGAAGCCATTTCTAAAAGGTGCCATACGATCTTCTTCAACATATGAACTGCTTATTTGTGCTGCTGCAGGATTTGAAAAACAAAGTGTTGCAGCAAAACAGCATGTAGTAAGTATAAAATTCAAATTCTTGTATTTTAAATATGATGAAAATGATGTCATAAGCGATTATATTTAGATTAATAAGAGCATTCTTTTGCTTTTATGGAATACTTTTGACCATCTTTCCCAACGAAGTAATACCAGTCACCCTCTTTTACCAATAAGGGCCAGGTTTTTTGATCTCCTTCATAATTCCTACGAATATCATCATATAGGGGCGCTACAAGGATATTACCAGCCCAATCTGCCAATCCATACTTGCTCCCTTTCGCAAAGGTAAAATTAGGATATGCACTACTTGTCTCTATGTCATGGTATTCTGCTCCTAAAATAACCGTACCGTCTCGTCGTACTAACATCTGGCTATCTTTTCTAGCAAAAACTAACATTTCAGCATCTGCGCCAGCGGCATACACTTCATTATACTCAAATGGAACGACTGTTTTACCTTCCAAATCAATCATTCCTTTCAAGTATTTGAATCCACTAGAGGCTTCTTTGTTTTCGATCTTCTTTGCTGCAACAGCATATCCATCGTAAAAACAATCAACTTGATCAATGCCCGTAAATCTTTTCTCCTGACCTAAGGTATCAATAAAAAGATTTCCTTCTCCCGCATATATCTTTTTCAGCCCAAAATAAAACCCACTCAAAGTATGCTTATTATAATTGGGGAAACGAATAAGGTGATAATTACCCTCTACCTTCCATGAAGGGTTCGCATAGATCTTCGTACCATCAAAAGTGGTCAATTGATAAACACCTTCTTTCGTTTCGATCTGCAGAAAACTGTCATTCACCACATGTACATCGGTAATATCAGCTCCTAATTTACGAAGCTTACGTTGTTTGATATCATAGAGTAAAAACTCGTAATTATAATCGGCAATCAGTTTCCGCAGTAGAAAGAAACGGTGATTCAGTAATGTAATATACTGTTCATGCGCTGCAAAAATAATCTCGTTTTGATCCAGATCAAACAATCCAATTTTTAATGCAATACTTCCTTCTTCTTTTCCTTCTGAGAATACAATAAAACGATTCGCGAGATCGAATTCGTTTTGTACTGCTTCTTTGGAATATTGATAAGAATCATTAAATGTGTATTGAACTGGTAATATTTCGGTTCCAGTTTCATCCACAATTCCAGATTTTAGTTCGGAGTCTACAAGAAAGAATGACTTACCTCTGTAATAGTGAAATTGTATATTCTTGTATTTACCACATGGGATAATTGTTTTTCCGTTCCAGCTGTACAGCCCTTTTTTTCCAGCCTTCGTGACTTCTATAAAATAGGGTGCCTGGTTTATCTGCTGCTCATAAATTAACTTCAATCTGACATCTTCTGGAGGTTTTCTGGCCAACATTTTCTCGGTTAATGCATCGGAGCCGGTGTCATATTTATGATGGCCATTTGCCGCTAAAAATCTTATCTCCTCAAATTGAAAATCCAAAAGTGTTTTTCCCTGCATATCAACCACTCCGTATTTACCGGATTTTTTGGCTATTCCCAGATTTCTAATAAAAGGATCCAATGATTCAAATGCAGGCGATACAATTACTTTTTGGGTAGTGGGATCAATAACTCCAAACAAGTCTTTTTGCTTAAATATCAGAAGCTTTGATCCTTTAATTGCTTTATAGTCCGTATTTCCTGAAAGTAATATGGTACCTGTAGTATCCATTAAATAAAGCTGTTTATTTTTTGTTCCCTCAATATAGGTCTGCTGCCCCCCTACGATATACCTTAAATAGTCATCATACTCGACGGGGATGATAACTTGCCCGCTAGCTTTGGCAAGTCCACTTTTATCCGCCGTGCGAACCTCCACATACTCGTCAGAAAAAAATTTTGTGATATATTCATATTCAGGCTCATGTACTAATTTACCATCAGAGGCTGAAGCCCAGCCCCAAAGATTATTTTTGGCAATTCCAATACTATTTTTATTAATAACTGTGGTATTCTGAAATTCTAAGGGAATAATGATGTTGCCCTTATCATCAGCGACTCCGGTTTTACCATCTTTTTTTAAAATGATGTATTTGTAATCGTATGGTATTCCCGCATACCACTGTCCTTCGTATTCCGTAGCGAGCTCAATTTCATCATAATCGATAGGAACGACCATGTTTCCCTTATCATTCAAGACACCATAATGCCCCTTCTTCACGACAACAAATAGATCTGCATCATGTTCTTCCACATCATCTATGAAATGATTGCCATCCAGATGATAAAAATATTCTTTTCTATCTTTTTTGACTTTTACTAAAGGAGACATCGAACCTCCGAAGCCTATCGCATCTGCAGTCTGAACTGTCTGCGAAAAACCTAAAACAGTTGATAATAAGAGTGAAAAAATAAGAATATGCTTCATTGATAACCCGTTTCTCCAAATATCTAGATTTTCAACCGAAAAATACACCCCTGAAATCCGCTAATTTTATTCTTTTAACATCCTCATAATTAATGGCTGTATATCATTGTTCAAAAATAAATCGTTAATTTTATACATACAGTATATATGATGTTAAAGTTTTCTAGTCATACATACAGGTTTAACATCGCTAAATAAAGAATAAAACTATGCTAACAGCAATACATCCGAAGTTACCTATGCGCGATAAATCGCTAACAAAAGACTATTATGTCAAGCAATTAGGTTTTGAAACTTTCGGCGACCACGACTATGAAGGTTATTTAATGCTTTTCAAAGAAGGTATTGAAATTCACTTTTTTGAATTTAAAGAACTTGATCCGAAAGAAAATTATGGCCAGGTTTACATTAGAACGGACAATATTGAGACCGTTTATCAGCAGTTCTTAGACAATAATGTCGCTATTCATCCAAATGCTCCTCTGGAAATTAAATCGTGGGGGCAAAAAGAATTTTCGTTGCTCGATCCTGACAACAATCTATTAACTTTTGGACAAGGTGTCGATTGAATTTATAATACAATTTAAAGCTCAATCCAATTATTATCTTTTCTTATCACCTCATTCAACCTTTCTTGAGCCGCTTTTCTATCCTCAGCAATACTTCCGCCATTTGATTCCATTATGGAAAGCATATTTTTTTGATAGTACCTTCTATCTTTGAACAGCTTATCTTTGTTGATTTTTTTAATTTCAACATTTTCTTTTTTGTTTAATTCTATATCCTCGTCTACATTTTGAATAGACTGAAATTCAAATTTCCATGTTTTAC
This region includes:
- a CDS encoding WG repeat-containing protein, with the translated sequence MKHILIFSLLLSTVLGFSQTVQTADAIGFGGSMSPLVKVKKDRKEYFYHLDGNHFIDDVEEHDADLFVVVKKGHYGVLNDKGNMVVPIDYDEIELATEYEGQWYAGIPYDYKYIILKKDGKTGVADDKGNIIIPLEFQNTTVINKNSIGIAKNNLWGWASASDGKLVHEPEYEYITKFFSDEYVEVRTADKSGLAKASGQVIIPVEYDDYLRYIVGGQQTYIEGTKNKQLYLMDTTGTILLSGNTDYKAIKGSKLLIFKQKDLFGVIDPTTQKVIVSPAFESLDPFIRNLGIAKKSGKYGVVDMQGKTLLDFQFEEIRFLAANGHHKYDTGSDALTEKMLARKPPEDVRLKLIYEQQINQAPYFIEVTKAGKKGLYSWNGKTIIPCGKYKNIQFHYYRGKSFFLVDSELKSGIVDETGTEILPVQYTFNDSYQYSKEAVQNEFDLANRFIVFSEGKEEGSIALKIGLFDLDQNEIIFAAHEQYITLLNHRFFLLRKLIADYNYEFLLYDIKQRKLRKLGADITDVHVVNDSFLQIETKEGVYQLTTFDGTKIYANPSWKVEGNYHLIRFPNYNKHTLSGFYFGLKKIYAGEGNLFIDTLGQEKRFTGIDQVDCFYDGYAVAAKKIENKEASSGFKYLKGMIDLEGKTVVPFEYNEVYAAGADAEMLVFARKDSQMLVRRDGTVILGAEYHDIETSSAYPNFTFAKGSKYGLADWAGNILVAPLYDDIRRNYEGDQKTWPLLVKEGDWYYFVGKDGQKYSIKAKECSY
- a CDS encoding bleomycin resistance protein — its product is MLTAIHPKLPMRDKSLTKDYYVKQLGFETFGDHDYEGYLMLFKEGIEIHFFEFKELDPKENYGQVYIRTDNIETVYQQFLDNNVAIHPNAPLEIKSWGQKEFSLLDPDNNLLTFGQGVD